The proteins below come from a single Chitinophaga pinensis DSM 2588 genomic window:
- the ccoN gene encoding cytochrome-c oxidase, cbb3-type subunit I, whose product MSLEKFSYDNRTVKWFAYACIGWGLVGMLAGLWAALALVLPDLNLGYAPTTFGRLRPVHTNAVIFAFVGNGIFMGVYYSLQRLCKARMFSDLLSKIHFWGWQAIIAGGAITLLMGCTTGKEYAELEWPFDIAITLIWVVFGANMLGTILRRREMHLYVAIWFYIGTWVAIAMLHIVNSFEMPVSFLKSYSWYAGVQDALVQWWYGHNAVAFFLTTPYLGLMYYFVPKAANRPVYSYRWSIIHFWALIFIYIWAGPHHLLYTALPEWAQSLGTVFSIMLIAPSWGGMLNGLLTLRGAWDRVREDAILKFFVVALTCYGMATFEGPMLSLKNVNAISHYTDWTIAHVHVGALGWNGFLTFGILYWMLPRLFSTQLYSRKWANTHFWLGTLGIIFYVIPLYWAAFTQSMMWKQFTPEGQLKFQFLETVATVVPMYALRGLGGVLYISGVVLMIFNLAKTVRSGSFVANEPAEAAPLPKEVHTHGKSHWHNWIERRPIQLAVFSLIVVGIGGILELIPTFLVRSNIPTITSVKPYTPLELHGRDVYIREGCYTCHSQMIRPFRDEVARYGEYSKAGEFIYDHPFQWGSKRTGPDLARIGGKYPHSWHYNHMLDPTSMSPGSIMPQYPWLFDEKIDKAKTPAMINAMRKLGVPYPAGYEAKANADMQQQGEAIAAALKKDKLEVSSDKEIVALIAYLQRLGTDIKSNTIVEKK is encoded by the coding sequence ATGTCTCTCGAAAAATTTTCGTACGATAACCGTACCGTGAAATGGTTTGCATACGCCTGTATCGGCTGGGGGCTGGTCGGTATGCTCGCTGGATTATGGGCTGCACTGGCGCTCGTGCTTCCCGATCTGAATCTTGGCTATGCACCTACAACATTTGGCCGTCTGAGGCCCGTTCACACCAACGCTGTCATCTTCGCCTTTGTAGGTAACGGTATCTTCATGGGTGTGTATTACTCCCTCCAACGCCTTTGTAAAGCGCGCATGTTCAGCGATCTGCTGAGTAAGATTCATTTCTGGGGATGGCAGGCCATCATCGCGGGTGGCGCTATCACTTTGCTGATGGGTTGTACTACCGGTAAAGAATACGCAGAACTGGAATGGCCTTTTGATATCGCTATCACACTGATCTGGGTTGTATTCGGTGCAAACATGCTTGGTACAATCCTCCGTCGTCGTGAAATGCACCTGTACGTAGCCATCTGGTTCTACATCGGTACATGGGTGGCTATTGCGATGCTCCATATTGTGAACTCCTTTGAAATGCCGGTTTCCTTCCTGAAAAGTTACTCCTGGTATGCAGGTGTACAGGATGCTCTGGTTCAATGGTGGTATGGACACAATGCGGTGGCCTTCTTCCTGACCACGCCTTACCTTGGACTCATGTATTACTTCGTGCCTAAAGCGGCTAACAGACCCGTATACTCTTACCGCTGGTCTATCATCCACTTCTGGGCGCTGATATTCATCTATATCTGGGCAGGACCTCACCACCTGCTATATACCGCATTGCCTGAATGGGCACAATCACTGGGTACTGTATTCTCTATCATGCTGATCGCCCCATCCTGGGGAGGTATGCTGAACGGCCTGCTGACACTGCGTGGTGCATGGGATCGTGTAAGAGAAGACGCTATTCTCAAGTTCTTCGTAGTAGCGCTGACCTGTTATGGTATGGCTACTTTCGAAGGCCCGATGCTGTCACTGAAAAATGTGAACGCCATCAGCCACTATACTGACTGGACTATCGCACACGTACACGTAGGTGCCCTGGGATGGAATGGATTCCTCACATTCGGTATCCTGTACTGGATGTTACCTCGTCTGTTCTCTACACAGCTGTATTCCCGTAAATGGGCGAACACACACTTCTGGCTGGGTACACTGGGTATTATCTTCTATGTTATTCCGCTGTACTGGGCCGCCTTCACACAAAGCATGATGTGGAAACAATTTACTCCGGAAGGACAGCTGAAATTCCAGTTCCTGGAAACGGTTGCGACTGTTGTGCCGATGTATGCGCTTCGCGGATTAGGTGGCGTACTGTATATCTCCGGTGTGGTACTGATGATCTTCAACCTGGCTAAGACTGTGCGCAGCGGATCATTCGTTGCCAACGAGCCTGCTGAAGCAGCACCTCTGCCAAAAGAAGTACATACACACGGTAAATCTCACTGGCATAACTGGATCGAACGCAGACCTATACAGCTCGCTGTTTTCAGTCTGATTGTAGTCGGCATAGGCGGTATCCTGGAACTGATTCCGACCTTCCTCGTAAGAAGCAATATCCCTACTATCACCAGCGTAAAACCATACACACCGCTTGAACTGCACGGTCGTGATGTATACATCAGAGAAGGTTGTTACACCTGCCACTCTCAGATGATCCGTCCATTCCGCGATGAAGTAGCCCGTTACGGTGAATACTCCAAAGCCGGTGAATTCATTTATGACCACCCGTTCCAATGGGGTTCAAAAAGAACTGGTCCTGACCTGGCGAGAATAGGAGGCAAGTATCCGCACTCATGGCATTACAACCACATGCTCGATCCGACCTCTATGTCTCCTGGCTCTATCATGCCGCAATATCCATGGTTATTTGACGAGAAGATCGACAAAGCCAAGACACCGGCAATGATCAATGCCATGCGTAAACTGGGTGTGCCTTATCCTGCAGGTTATGAAGCGAAAGCAAATGCCGACATGCAGCAACAGGGTGAAGCAATCGCTGCAGCGCTGAAGAAAGACAAACTGGAAGTATCCTCAGATAAAGAAATCGTCGCACTGATCGCTTATCTGCAACGCCTTGGTACAGACATCAAATCAAATACAATCGTGGAGAAAAAATAA
- a CDS encoding heavy metal translocating P-type ATPase, which translates to MANTAVTPDTKLQCAHCGEDCPNNKIVLENNHFCCEGCKLVYEILNENGLCDYYTLNQNPGQSQRISVRKDKFAFLDDKKIQQQLIQFQDDSQTHITFYIPHIHCSSCLWLLENLHRLDTGVQRVTVNFTRKEALVVFRQDETSLRHIAETLTSIGYEPYISLQDLRQKKPRIQRDLVYRLGVVGFCFGNIMLLSFPEYFSSYGYSDEKMNHLFRWLNLSLSLPVFFYSAQVFFRSAWGGLKTGFLNIDVPIVLAIIVTFIRSLTDVFSGQGAGYFDSMTGIVFFMLVGRILQDKTYQGLSFDRDYTAYFPIAVSVLKKGREVPMALPDIRNNDTLLIHNQELIPADGILVKGDAIIDYSFVTGEAVPVHKATGEIVYAGGKQLEGNIEILTIKEVAQSYLTSLWNREELRSPQEKQVSFIHMLSRYFTWVVLSIAVIAATYWWMHDAARIWPAVTAVLIIACPCALLLAASFTNGHILRILSRRHLYLRNAEAIERLATIDHIVFDKTGTLTGKAEATISYEGETLTPEKLIAVGTLAAQSSHPLSKMIASFFGRDERLPVRNFRSIEANGISGWIEYNFIQLGSAAFIGADTNVSSDGSTVYVKIDGHQVGRFIIRHQYRNGIQSLLQQLQRQYHLSLLSGDNDAESAYLQKIMGPSASLHFAQKPADKLNYVVSLQQQGHRVLMIGDGLNDAGALKQSDVGISLTENSNNFTPASDGILEAASLIHLPRLISTCRNNRRIIIITFIISLLYNFIGLFFAVQGILSPLTAAILMPASSISIVLLTYGLSEWMNRS; encoded by the coding sequence ATGGCAAATACCGCTGTCACTCCTGATACAAAATTGCAATGTGCTCACTGTGGAGAAGATTGTCCAAACAACAAAATTGTACTGGAAAACAATCACTTCTGCTGCGAAGGATGCAAACTGGTATACGAGATCCTGAACGAAAACGGACTTTGCGACTATTATACCCTGAACCAAAATCCTGGTCAGTCGCAACGTATCTCCGTTCGTAAAGACAAATTTGCCTTCCTCGATGATAAAAAAATACAACAACAGCTGATACAATTCCAGGACGACAGCCAGACCCATATCACCTTTTACATCCCACATATCCATTGCAGTTCCTGTCTCTGGTTGCTGGAAAACCTGCATCGTCTGGATACCGGCGTACAACGGGTCACAGTCAACTTTACCCGCAAAGAAGCCCTCGTCGTGTTCCGACAGGACGAAACTTCCCTCCGGCATATCGCAGAAACCCTGACCAGTATCGGGTATGAACCTTATATCAGCCTGCAGGATCTGCGGCAGAAAAAACCTCGTATACAACGCGACCTCGTATACCGGCTCGGTGTAGTCGGTTTCTGCTTTGGCAATATTATGCTGCTCAGTTTCCCGGAGTATTTCTCCAGTTACGGCTATTCCGATGAAAAAATGAACCATCTTTTCCGCTGGCTGAATCTCAGTCTGTCCCTGCCTGTTTTCTTCTACAGCGCCCAGGTGTTTTTCCGCTCGGCCTGGGGTGGCCTGAAAACCGGATTCCTCAATATTGATGTACCAATCGTCCTGGCCATCATTGTTACTTTCATCCGTAGTCTGACTGATGTATTCAGCGGACAGGGGGCGGGCTATTTTGACTCCATGACCGGGATCGTCTTTTTTATGCTTGTTGGCAGAATATTGCAGGACAAAACATACCAGGGACTTTCTTTTGATCGTGATTACACCGCCTATTTCCCAATCGCGGTCTCTGTACTGAAAAAGGGCCGGGAAGTACCTATGGCACTACCCGATATCCGTAATAATGATACCCTGCTTATTCACAATCAGGAGCTGATTCCTGCAGACGGGATCCTGGTAAAAGGCGATGCCATCATAGACTACAGCTTTGTAACAGGAGAAGCGGTACCCGTACATAAAGCCACAGGAGAAATCGTATATGCAGGCGGCAAACAACTGGAAGGAAATATTGAAATCCTGACCATTAAAGAAGTGGCACAAAGTTACCTGACTAGTCTCTGGAACAGGGAAGAACTCCGCTCTCCCCAGGAGAAACAGGTGTCCTTTATCCATATGCTCAGCCGTTATTTCACCTGGGTAGTACTGAGTATTGCTGTCATTGCCGCTACTTACTGGTGGATGCATGATGCCGCCCGTATATGGCCGGCTGTAACAGCTGTACTGATCATTGCCTGTCCTTGTGCATTATTACTGGCCGCCTCTTTTACCAATGGGCATATTCTACGCATCCTCAGTCGTCGTCATCTATATCTGCGCAATGCAGAAGCGATTGAACGCCTGGCGACAATAGATCACATCGTATTCGATAAAACAGGCACGCTTACCGGTAAAGCAGAAGCCACTATTTCATATGAAGGAGAAACACTTACACCGGAAAAACTGATCGCCGTCGGTACCCTGGCCGCACAATCCAGTCACCCGCTCAGTAAAATGATCGCCAGCTTCTTTGGCAGGGACGAGCGTTTACCTGTCCGCAATTTCCGCAGCATTGAAGCAAATGGGATCAGCGGTTGGATAGAATATAATTTCATTCAACTGGGAAGCGCCGCCTTTATAGGAGCAGACACCAATGTAAGCTCCGATGGCAGCACCGTGTATGTAAAAATTGACGGTCATCAGGTCGGCCGTTTTATCATTCGTCATCAATACAGAAATGGTATACAATCTTTGCTCCAACAGCTACAACGACAATATCATTTATCCTTACTCTCCGGCGATAACGATGCAGAAAGCGCTTATCTCCAAAAGATCATGGGCCCTTCCGCCAGTCTCCATTTTGCACAAAAACCAGCCGACAAACTGAATTACGTCGTTTCATTACAGCAGCAGGGACATCGTGTATTGATGATAGGAGATGGGCTGAATGATGCCGGTGCGCTGAAACAAAGCGACGTTGGCATCTCACTGACAGAAAACAGTAACAATTTTACACCCGCCAGCGACGGTATCCTTGAAGCAGCATCACTCATACATTTACCCCGGCTGATCAGCACCTGCCGTAATAACAGACGTATCATCATCATTACATTCATCATTTCATTACTCTACAATTTCATTGGTCTTTTCTTTGCAGTACAGGGCATTCTTTCTCCGCTGACGGCCGCTATACTGATGCCCGCCAGCTCTATCAGCATTGTATTACTGACCTACGGCCTGAGTGAATGGATGAACAGATCATGA
- the ccoS gene encoding cbb3-type cytochrome oxidase assembly protein CcoS encodes MSVIIILLGASLLVALFFLAAFIWSVRNGQFEDNFSPAHRVLFETKPAETTCKSGNACTNTNCKSRICQHN; translated from the coding sequence ATGAGCGTGATCATCATCCTTCTCGGAGCCAGCCTGCTGGTAGCCCTATTCTTTCTGGCGGCTTTTATATGGTCAGTAAGGAATGGACAATTTGAAGATAATTTCTCTCCTGCACATCGTGTACTGTTCGAAACCAAACCGGCCGAAACGACCTGCAAATCAGGGAATGCATGTACAAACACCAACTGTAAATCACGCATCTGCCAGCACAACTAA